A single region of the Triticum dicoccoides isolate Atlit2015 ecotype Zavitan chromosome 2B, WEW_v2.0, whole genome shotgun sequence genome encodes:
- the LOC119368942 gene encoding uncharacterized protein LOC119368942 → MASFSSASVLALTIMAVLVAGARCSTSGKVGFALTKGSSPTNLIVAAKSFGGTTDDFSKMQVKGQGSDKWIDMSNAGSSGKGNSVWKAVSSTALKAPLAIRYHTKQGTTVVNDDAIHSF, encoded by the coding sequence ATGGCCTCCTTTTCCTCCGCCTCTGTGCTCGCTCTGACGATCATGGCGGTGCTCGTCGCCGGTGCCCGGTGCAGCACCTCGGGCAAGGTTGGCTTCGCACTCACGAAGGGTTCCAGCCCCACCAATCTCATCGTGGCCGCCAAGTCTTTTGGCGGCACTACCGACGACTTCTCCAAGATGCAGGTCAAGGGGCAGGGCTCGGACAAGTGGATTGACATGAGCAATGCGGGGAGCTCCGGCAAGGGGAACTCCGTCTGGAAGGCCGTATCCTCTACCGCACTCAAGGCCCCTCTCGCCATCCGTTACCATACAAAGCAGGGCACGACTGTTGTGAATGACGACGCCATCCATTCATTTTAG